One window of the Alligator mississippiensis isolate rAllMis1 chromosome 5, rAllMis1, whole genome shotgun sequence genome contains the following:
- the GATAD1 gene encoding GATA zinc finger domain-containing protein 1 — translation MPLGLKPTCSVCRSTSSSMWKKGGQGEILCNNCTARPGPAAPGVFATTSAAAQHSNGGGGGGKQSKQEIHRRSARLRNTKYKSAPAAEKKVSTKGKGRRHIFKLKNPIKAPESVSTIITAESLFYKGVYYQIGDVVSVMDEQDGKMYYAQIRGFIQDQYCEKSAALTWLIPTQASPKDCFDPASYIIGPEEDLPRKMEYLEFICHAPSEYFKSRSSPFPTVPTRPEKGYIWTHVGPTPAISIKETVTNNL, via the exons ATGCCGCTGGGGCTGAAGCCGACGTGCAGCGTGTGCCGCAGCACCTCCTCGTCCATGTGGAAGAAGGGCGGGCAGGGCGAGATCCTGTGCAACAACtgcacggcccggcccggccccgccgcccccggcGTCTTCGCCACCACCTCGGCCGCCGCCCAGCACAGcaacggcggcggcggcggcggcaagCAG AGCAAGCAGGAGATCCACCGCCGCTCCGCCCGCCTGCGCAACACCAAGTACAAGTCGGCGCCGGCCGCGGAGAAGAAGGTGTCCACCAAGGGCAAGGGCCGCCGGCACATCTTCAAGCTGAAGAAC cccATCAAGGCTCCTGAGTCTGTATCCACCATAATCACAGCAGAATCTCTCTTTTACAAG GGAGTGTACTATCAAATTGGAGACGTTGTTTCAGTGATGGATGAGCAGGATGGAAAAATGTACTATGCTCAGATTAGGGGATTTATTCAGGACCAATACTGTGAAAAGAGTGCTGCACTGACGTGGCTTATTCCTACCCAAGCCAGTCCCAAAGACTGTTTTGACCCTGCATCCTATATCATTG GACCAGAAGAAGACCTTCCAAGGAAAATGGAGTATTTAGAATTCATCTGTCATGCACCTTCAGAATATTTCAAATCTCGATCATCTCCGTTTCCTACTGTTCCTACTAGACCAGAAAAAGGCTATATCTGGACTCATGTTGGACCTACTCCTGCAATCTCCATTAAGGAAACTGTTACCAACAATTTataa